AAATTCTAGTAACCAAAATAAAGTCCTCGCAGCGCTGAAAGCTTGGTCTGGTGACTATTATGCTGCGTTGAGTAAAGACCGCCAAAAAGGAAATGGCAATAAAATTATATTTTCTACTCATCCATTAGAAAATATATCAGTTGGTAAGCTGCCAGGAATACGCTACGGTTTCACAGGTATTAAAGCTGAAGGTGGATTACAAGAGCAGTATATTAGTTATGCTGCTTTTGATGGGAATGCGCTGTATATAATCAGTACAGCTTTTGACCCAAATGCTGCTAAAGGTAAGTTTGAAAAATTGGAAAATTTAGTAATTTTTCAGCCTTATTTAGATGCGATCGCCGAAAATTTAAACTTATAAGTTAGTCATTAGTCATTAGTCATTAATCATTTGTAAATACATAATGACTAATGACTAGGAGTGATTTAACTAAATCTCAGCTACAGCGCGTTCAATTAGGCGACGTGCTAAAGTTTGCGTACCTGTATGTTCGTAATAATTAGTAGACACATCTAAGAAGGCTGCCAAATAATCCAACTTGTCATCACTCACTTCCATAAAACTTTGCAAGTGACTAACGACATTTTGCGGAGTTAAATTATTGCTAGTAACTAAGCCATTCATCCAACCTTTAACAGAATCAAAACTTTCGCCAATAAAGTTTAGTTTACTAGCAGCATTACCGCCAGGAATTGCATCTTGAATGCCTTTAAAGGTTGTGTTTTGTTCCAGTTCTTGGGGGCTAGTTTGGTTAAGTAAAGATAACGCTTTATTGATGAAATCTGGGCCTAAAGGTATCAACCCATCAATACAAACTAATGCAACTAATCGTATGAGCGATTCACCGCTGTATTCACCTAAAGCACCGACAAAATCGCCGATACTATCTCCAGGAATACCATTAATTTGGCAAAAAGCTACTAATTCAGCGACTACTTTTAAGGATAAATCAATCGTTTGTGCTTTATCTGGTTTGGGAGTCACAGAGTTAAGAAAACCCAAAAGGGGAATTGATTCACCAACTTTGTTAGCTAAAGCGGCTGCACCGAGAACTTTATCTGTACCATCAACAGTTTGATAAAGCCACATAGCTGTTTGGTAGCCTTGAGAGCTATCGTTATACAGATAAATAGCTCGTTCGCCAATTTGTTGAATTAACTCTTCGTCATCTTCACCAGTCACAGTTTTAATGGTATTGACGAAGCCAACAGTATTTTGCCATTCACCAGGAGCAACAAAATCGAGAGCCTTCAACATAGATATTGTTAAACCACCAGTTGGTAGTTGATCAACCAATTCTTGAATCGGTTTACCCATAAAAATCTCCTGATTGCGAGTTTGTTATCTAAATATTTTGAGTGTTGATTATTTGAGTTTGGCTAGGCCATCAAGATTAAATTTACTGAGCCAATCGGCGCGATCGCTCGCTGTAAATGTCGTAGCTTTTGACTGAACTTTGACTTGATACTTCCCTACCAAAATCGCACTTTGGGTTTTACCCTGTTCTACAGCCGGATATCCAGCAATCTTTTTGGTACTTTTAGAGAATTTTGCTGCTGCATCTGGGGTGCTGGTTGTATCCGAAATCGACAGCACCGCTACTTCTTTACCAGCTTTTTTCAACTTAGCTTCTGCAAAACCTTTTTTCTCTTGAGTGTAAACGCGATCATAACCACCACCAGATTTTGGGAAGAATTTGTTAAATTCACCTCCCTGAGTCGCAGTCTTGGCAACTGCTTGACCTTTTTTCTGTTTACTGCTTTCTTGTTGTACTTGGTCAAAACGCCCTGGTGTTTTAGGTGTACAAGCTGTTGTCAATAATAATACTGAGATGAGCAACACAGCTAAAACTTTCCGCCCACGATAGAAACTCATGTTTCCGACTCCTTATACTTTGAGGCAATTATCAACGCACTTGTCAAATTTTGCCCACAAAATTTATTTTTTGATAACTATTGACATTAATGTAGAGTTACTCAATCTGTGATTGCATGGCTAATCTTCCTCCAGGCTGAACACTAGAAGCCTGAGTAGCCTTGATACTATGGGAAAAAGAGACTTTAGCGCCTCTGATGTTTTGGGACTATTACAAAAATTTGTGAAGCAGAACAATGAACACTGATTGTGGCAATCTTCTTGGGGAAAATTTTTTAGTTCGAGCGATACATACTTCTATCAAAGGTAGAGCCAGATATAAAGTGAGGGGATTATATGATTCTCCAGCGCTCAAACAATACCTAGAATTGAGATTGTCAAAGGAAGATATGATCTTTCAAGCCAGTGCTAACCATTTAACAGGGAATGTTTTGGTACTGTTTCAGCCAGATTTTAATCCCAATGCGATCGCCTGGCTGCTGCAAAATATCGTTTTAGATTACACAAGAGTTCATAAACAATTACCACCCAGTAGTGCGCCAGAATTTATTCCTAGCAAGAGCCTTTCTAGGGTGGTGCTATCAGATACCACAGTCAATCAATGGCGTAGTCAACTAATTCCTGTAGTAGCAGCCTTTTCTGCTTTGTCCTTGGGTGCAGCACTATTACACAGAAATGGTTTAGACACCAGTATTTTACTAACTCTTCAAAAGCTGCATACGCCCTTACTAGATCGTCTCATGGTAGGTATAACTTCCCTAGGTGAGCCACCACTGTTAATC
This window of the Nostoc sp. HK-01 genome carries:
- a CDS encoding phosphoesterase encodes the protein MNTDCGNLLGENFLVRAIHTSIKGRARYKVRGLYDSPALKQYLELRLSKEDMIFQASANHLTGNVLVLFQPDFNPNAIAWLLQNIVLDYTRVHKQLPPSSAPEFIPSKSLSRVVLSDTTVNQWRSQLIPVVAAFSALSLGAALLHRNGLDTSILLTLQKLHTPLLDRLMVGITSLGEPPLLILSCLTWEALLLYRRRRLQATTFGMAAVGAISLNYLLKELFVRARPALWDYIINVNHYSFPSGHAMVSMVVDGCMGYSLSKEFPQWRSQIFTLTVILILAIGFSRLYLGVHWPTDVIAGYAVGLVWLTACVVNQACQTSRSTEVKTELGGVLV